Proteins from a genomic interval of Capsicum annuum cultivar UCD-10X-F1 chromosome 4, UCD10Xv1.1, whole genome shotgun sequence:
- the LOC107867448 gene encoding serine--tRNA ligase, chloroplastic/mitochondrial isoform X1, with protein MVLHSCLTGTTFHSLRTLTFRLLPYYPRPLLPLAIRSLSTSAAAVTHENQVVKPQWKAAIDFKWIRDNKDSVALNIKNRNSNANLELVVQLYDKLLNVQKEVEKLRAERNAVANKMKGKLEPSERQKLIEEGKNLKEELVTLEEELLKLTDELQQEAQSIPNMTHPDVPLGGEDSSTVRKMVGKPAEFSFPVKDHVQLGKELDLFDFDAAAEVSGSKFYYLKNEAVLLEMGLVNWAVSEAMKRGFTPLTTPEIVRSSVVEKCGFQPRGTNTQVYSIENSDQCLIGTAEIPVGGIHMDSILSESSLPLKYVAFSHCFRTEAGAAGAATRGLYRVHQFSKVEMFILCRPDESDSYHEELIGIEEELFSSLGFHFKTLDMASEDLGAPAYRKFDVEAWMPGLGRYGEISSASNCTDYQSRRLGIRYRPESSSSSSSSSKKGKNAAPTQFVHTLNATACAVPRMIVTLLENFQQEDGSVIIPEPLRPFMGGLQIIKPKHIQN; from the exons ATGGTACTCCATTCCTGCCTCACCGGAACAACCTTCCATTCCCTCAGAACCCTAACCTTCCGTCTATTACCTTACTATCCTCGTCCTCTCCTCCCTCTTGCCATTAGATCCCTTTCTACTTCCGCCGCCGCCGTTACACATGAAAATCAAG TGGTGAAGCCTCAATGGAAAGCGGCAATTGATTTCAAGTGGATAAGAGATAATAAGGACTCCGTTGCCCTTAATATTAAGAATAGGAACTCTAATGCTAATCTGGAGCTTGTTGTTCAGCTTTATGACAAGTTGCTCAATGTTCAGAAG GAGGTTGAAAAGCTACGAGCAGAGAGAAATGCAGTCGCAAACAAGATGAAAGGAAAACTAGAACCCTCAGAGCGCCAGAAGCTCATTGAAGAAG GTAAGAATCTGAAGGAAGAACTTGTTACTTTGGAAGAAGAACTGCTAAAACTTACAGATGAGCTACAGCAAGAAGCACAATCCATACCTAATATGACACATCCAGATGTTCCATTAGGAGGGGAAGATTCTTCAACAGTCAGGAAAATG GTTGGTAAGCCTGCTGAGTTTAGCTTTCCTGTTAAGGACCACGTCCAACTGGGGAAAGAGCTAGATTTGTTCGATTTTGATGCTGCAGCTGAG GTCAGTGGGTCCAAATTCTATTACTTGAAAAATGAAGCAGTTCTTTTAGAGATGGGTCTTGTAAATTGGGCAGTTTCAGAGGCCATGAAAAGAGGTTTTACACCTCTGACAACTCCTGAGATTGTACGGTCATCTGTGGTGGAAAAATGTGGATTTCAGCCCCGTGGAACAAACACTCAG GTGTACTCTATCGAAAATAGTGATCAGTGCCTGATTGGCACAGCTGAGATTCCAGTAGGCGGTATACATATGGACTCCATTCTGtctgagtcttcactaccattgAAATATGTGGCTTTCTCCCATTGCTTCCGAACTGAGGCTGGTGCTGCAGGAGCTGCAACTAG GGGACTTTATCGAGTTCACCAGTTCAGCAAGGTGGAAATGTTCATACTATGCCGACCAGATGAAAGTGATTCATACCATGAAGAACTCattggaattgaagaagagctctTCTCATCGCTCGGATTTCATTTCAA GACACTGGACATGGCATCTGAGGATCTAGGTGCACCTGCATATCGTAAATTTGATGTTGAGGCCTGGATGCCAGGATTGGGTCGTTATGGTGAG ATATCAAGTGCATCAAATTGTACAGATTATCAAAGCCGCCGGCTGGGAATAAGATATCGTCctgaatcatcatcatcatcatcatcaagttCGAAAAAGGGCAAAAATGCAGCTCCGACACAGTTTGTTCACACACTTAATGCCACAGCATGTGCAGTTCCCCGAATGATAGTTACCTTGCTCGAGAATTTCCAGCAAGAAGATGGCTCAGTTATTATACCAGAGCCGTTGAGACCATTCATGGGCGGACTTCAGATTATTAAACCAAAACATATACAGAACTGA
- the LOC107867448 gene encoding serine--tRNA ligase, chloroplastic/mitochondrial isoform X2 has product MLIWSLLFSFMTSCSMFRRLQEVEKLRAERNAVANKMKGKLEPSERQKLIEEGKNLKEELVTLEEELLKLTDELQQEAQSIPNMTHPDVPLGGEDSSTVRKMVGKPAEFSFPVKDHVQLGKELDLFDFDAAAEVSGSKFYYLKNEAVLLEMGLVNWAVSEAMKRGFTPLTTPEIVRSSVVEKCGFQPRGTNTQVYSIENSDQCLIGTAEIPVGGIHMDSILSESSLPLKYVAFSHCFRTEAGAAGAATRGLYRVHQFSKVEMFILCRPDESDSYHEELIGIEEELFSSLGFHFKTLDMASEDLGAPAYRKFDVEAWMPGLGRYGEISSASNCTDYQSRRLGIRYRPESSSSSSSSSKKGKNAAPTQFVHTLNATACAVPRMIVTLLENFQQEDGSVIIPEPLRPFMGGLQIIKPKHIQN; this is encoded by the exons ATGCTAATCTGGAGCTTGTTGTTCAGCTTTATGACAAGTTGCTCAATGTTCAGAAG ATTACAGGAGGTTGAAAAGCTACGAGCAGAGAGAAATGCAGTCGCAAACAAGATGAAAGGAAAACTAGAACCCTCAGAGCGCCAGAAGCTCATTGAAGAAG GTAAGAATCTGAAGGAAGAACTTGTTACTTTGGAAGAAGAACTGCTAAAACTTACAGATGAGCTACAGCAAGAAGCACAATCCATACCTAATATGACACATCCAGATGTTCCATTAGGAGGGGAAGATTCTTCAACAGTCAGGAAAATG GTTGGTAAGCCTGCTGAGTTTAGCTTTCCTGTTAAGGACCACGTCCAACTGGGGAAAGAGCTAGATTTGTTCGATTTTGATGCTGCAGCTGAG GTCAGTGGGTCCAAATTCTATTACTTGAAAAATGAAGCAGTTCTTTTAGAGATGGGTCTTGTAAATTGGGCAGTTTCAGAGGCCATGAAAAGAGGTTTTACACCTCTGACAACTCCTGAGATTGTACGGTCATCTGTGGTGGAAAAATGTGGATTTCAGCCCCGTGGAACAAACACTCAG GTGTACTCTATCGAAAATAGTGATCAGTGCCTGATTGGCACAGCTGAGATTCCAGTAGGCGGTATACATATGGACTCCATTCTGtctgagtcttcactaccattgAAATATGTGGCTTTCTCCCATTGCTTCCGAACTGAGGCTGGTGCTGCAGGAGCTGCAACTAG GGGACTTTATCGAGTTCACCAGTTCAGCAAGGTGGAAATGTTCATACTATGCCGACCAGATGAAAGTGATTCATACCATGAAGAACTCattggaattgaagaagagctctTCTCATCGCTCGGATTTCATTTCAA GACACTGGACATGGCATCTGAGGATCTAGGTGCACCTGCATATCGTAAATTTGATGTTGAGGCCTGGATGCCAGGATTGGGTCGTTATGGTGAG ATATCAAGTGCATCAAATTGTACAGATTATCAAAGCCGCCGGCTGGGAATAAGATATCGTCctgaatcatcatcatcatcatcatcaagttCGAAAAAGGGCAAAAATGCAGCTCCGACACAGTTTGTTCACACACTTAATGCCACAGCATGTGCAGTTCCCCGAATGATAGTTACCTTGCTCGAGAATTTCCAGCAAGAAGATGGCTCAGTTATTATACCAGAGCCGTTGAGACCATTCATGGGCGGACTTCAGATTATTAAACCAAAACATATACAGAACTGA